A window of Caretta caretta isolate rCarCar2 chromosome 13, rCarCar1.hap1, whole genome shotgun sequence contains these coding sequences:
- the LOC125622049 gene encoding mast cell protease 1A-like, translating to MQLQILLLLPMTFFLSPGAHTGEIIGGQEAKPHSRPYMAYLKRKTCTGEEMCGGFLVREDFVLTAAHCGDGDITVLLGAHNVLRKEKTQQRVSVLQKIPHPRYNKMSIENDLMLLQLAEPAELDDAVYTIPLPQAGRTVDPGSVCSVAGWGKTNHDAKLTTNILQEVELEVMSDETCQKDTKLRYYYKPSKMMCVGNPNEDKATFSGDSGGPLVCDGTAQGIVSFGKKDGSPPRVFTRVSAYVPWIKKTMGSQQPRVPR from the exons ATGCAGCTCCAGATCTTGCTCCTGCTCCCCATGACCTTTTTCCTGTCCCCCGGTGCTCATACTG GGGAGATCATCGGCGGCCAGGAAGCCAAGCCGCATTCCCGCCCCTACATGGCCTATCTCAAGAGAAAAACCTGCACAGGTGAAGAGATGTGTGGGGGGTTCCTGGTGCGGGAGGATTTTGTGCTGACAGCTGCCCACTGCGGCGATGG GGACATCACCGTGCTCCTTGGAGCCCACAACGTCCTTCGGAAAGAGAAGACCCAGCAACGAGTCTCTGTGCTGCAGAAgatcccccatcccagatacAACAAGATGAGCATCGAGAATGACCTGATGCtgctgcag CTGGCAGAGCCGGCGGAGCTGGACGATGCCGTATacaccatccccctgccccaggctggccgCACTGTGGATCCGGGGTCCGTGTGCAGCGTGGCAGGATGGGGCAAGACCAACCACGATGCTAAGCTAACCACCAACATCCTCCAAGAGGTGGAACTGGAGGTGATGTCAGATGAGACCTGCCAGAAGGACACGAAGCTCCGATACTACTACAAGCCCTCGAAGATGATGTGTGTGGGGAACCCTAATgaggacaaggccacattctCG GGCGACTCCGGGGGCCCCCTGGTGTGTGACGGGACAGCCCAGGGCATCGTCTCCTTTGGCAAAAAAGACGGGTCCCCTCCGAGGGTGTTCACTAGGGTCTCCGCGTACGTCCCCTGGATCAAGAAAACAATGGGGTCTCAGCAGCCCAGGGTCCCACGCTGA
- the LOC125622042 gene encoding duodenase-1 — MGHFLVAGSMTLHFPDHLFPGSPLYHPLYINPGAETDPPDPAPGFVPRMLLLLLPTAFLPVAAAFLLPWRLHADRVIRGQEAPLGSRPYMAYVQIGSMGSCGGFLIQEDVVVTAAHCNCNLGNIFVYLGVQDFMKPGQNWQRIRARRWIQHPDFSNENFDNDIMLLKLWRSAELTEWVMPIPLPEADHHVSPGSECSVAGWGRTGVNTTTDRLQEAEQEVVSDGLCGERYRHYDPTTMLCAGSPHAKKSAFQGDSGGPLVCNGVVQGIVSNGDPDGHPPSIYTRISKFIPWINETLQKLR; from the exons ATGGGGCATTTCTTGGTAGCTGGGTCCATGACCCTGCACTTCCCGGATCACCTCTTCCCAGGGTCCCCTCTCTACCACCCGCTCTATATAAACCCTGGGGCTGAGACAGACCCACCAGACCCAGCCCCTGGATTTGTACCAAggatgctgctgctcctgctccccacGGCCtttctcccagtggctgcagcctttctcctgccctggaGGCTTCATGCTG ATCGGGTCATCAGGGGCCAGGAAGCCCCGCTCGGCTCCAGACCCTACATGGCCTACGTGCAAATCGGGTCAATGGGAAGCTGTGGAGGGTTCCTGATCCAGGAGGACGTGGTGGTGACGGCGGCTCATTGTAACTGCAACCTGGG CAATATCTTTGTCTACCTGGGAGTCCAAGACTTCATGAAGCCAGGACAGAACTGGCAACGGATCCGGGCCCGTCGCTGGATCCAGCACCCTGACTTCAGCAATGAGAACTTTGATAACGACATCATGCTGCTGAAG CTATGGCGCAGCGCGGAGCTGACCGAATGGGTGATGCCCATCCCCCTGCCGGAGGCCGATCACCACGTCAGCCCAGGCTCCGAGTGCAGCGTGGCCGGGTGGGGTCGGACCGGAGTGAACACCACCACCGACAGGCTGCAGGAGGCGGAGCAGGAGGTGGTGTCGGACGGGCTGTGCGGAGAGCGGTACCGGCATTACGACCCCACCACCATGCTGTGTGCCGGCAGCCCCCACGCCAAGAAATCAGCCTTCCAG GGTGATTCCGGCGGGCCCCTGGTGTGCAACGGGGTGGTCCAGGGCATTGTTTCCAATGGAGATCCGGACGGACACCCCCCCAGCATATACACAAGAATCTCCAAATTCATCCCCTGGATCAACGAAACTCTGCAGAAGCTGCGTTAA